From Dasypus novemcinctus isolate mDasNov1 chromosome 19, mDasNov1.1.hap2, whole genome shotgun sequence, a single genomic window includes:
- the LOC101417520 gene encoding zinc finger protein 709-like isoform X1, which translates to MPAKVLAMQSHALVTFKDVAVDFTQEEWNLLDTTQRKLFREVMLENISNLVSVGYQFCKRDVLFQLEQEEVSREGIGFPQYQNPGRQYAFKTWEMIEVIFSQPTCRKDPSKIMSLHRSHTHKNSFKCNSLQEDSSHTSIVNQYALIHLTKKSYFRKPPPAVLSGYSCVKQHKHLHHTSKSYECYQSDKNYIQCSDLRQYNVTPIGEKTHAYHLGGKAFTTSSSLKQHEGCHIGGKPHECQQCGKTYSHYTSLKYHERTHTGEKPHECHLCGKAFIQSSALKKHERTHTGEKPHECHLCKKAFSQHSNLRQHERTHTGGKTHECHLCGKAFSRLSSLKQHGRCHPGGKPHECPLCGKTYSHYASLKYHERTHAGEKPHECHHCGKAFTKLSVLKRHERCHTGEKPHECHLCGKTYSQYTSLKYHERTHTGEKPHECHLCGKAFIQLCQLKQHERTHTGEKPHECRLCGKAYVQSSSLKKHERTHTGEKPHECHLCKKAFSQRSYLQQHERTHTGEKPHECHLCGKAFTTLSFLKQHERCHTGEKPHECHLCGKTYSHYTSLKYHERTHTGEKPHECHHCGKAFTKLSVLKQHERCHTGEKPHECHLCGKTYSHYTSLKYHERTHTGEKPHECHLCGKAFTTLSVLKQHERCHTGEKPHECHLCGKTYSHYTSLKYHERTHTGEKPHECHHCGKAFTKLSILKQHERCHTEKKTHECHLCGKTYSHYTSLKYHERIHTGEKPHECHLCGKAFIQLCHLKQHERTHTGEKPHECHLCGKAFSQLTSLKQHERTHWRETP; encoded by the exons GATATCAATTCTGCAAAAGAGACGTGCTTTTCCAGTTGGAACAGGAAGAAGTGTCAAGAGAAGGAATAGGTTTTCCTCAATACCAGAATCCAG GGAGGCAGTATGCctttaaaacatgggaaatgaTAGAAGTGATATTCAGTCAACCTACCTGTAGGAAAGACCCTTCTAAAATCATGTCATTG CAcagatctcacacccacaagaattcctttaaatgtaaTTCTTTGCAAGAAGATTCTTCTCACACATCCATAGTGAACCAATATGCATTGATTCACCTAacaaagaaatcctatttcaggAAACCACCTCCAGCAGTTCTCAGTGGCTATTCATGTGTTAAACAACATAAGCATCTTCACcatacaagtaaatcatatgagtgCTACCAAAGTGATAAAAATTATATCCAATGCTCTGACCTCAGGCAATACAATGTAACTCCCATTGGAGAGAAAACCCATGCATATCATCTaggtgggaaagccttcactacatcctcttcccttaaacAGCATGAAGGATGTCACATTGGAGGAAAACCACATGAATGTCAACAGTGTGGGAAAACCTATAGTCATTATACTTCCCTTAAatatcatgagagaactcacactggggagaaaccccatgaatgtcatctttgtgggaaagccttcattcagtCATCTGCCctcaaaaaacatgaaagaactcacactggagagaaaccccatgaatgtcatctatgcaagaaagctttcagtcaacatTCCAATCTtcgacaacatgagagaactcacactggagggAAAACCCATGAATGccatctctgtgggaaagccttcagtagattatcttcccttaaacaacatggGAGATGTCACCCTGGAGGAAAACCACATGAATGTCCTCTGTGTGGGAAAACCTATAGTCATTATGCTTCCCTTAAATATCATGAAAGAACTCATGCTGGAGAGAAACCGCATGAATGCCATCactgtgggaaagctttcactaAATTATCTGTCCTTAAACGACATGAGAgatgtcacactggagaaaaaccacatgaatgtcatctgtgtgggAAAACTTATAGTCAATATACTTCCCTTAAatatcatgagagaactcacactggagagaaaccccatgaatgtcatctttgtgggaaagccttcattcaactaTGTCAgctaaaacaacatgaaagaactcacactggagagaaaccccatgaatgtcgtctttgtgggaaagcctacGTTCAGTCATCTTCCctcaaaaaacatgaaagaactcacactggagagaaaccccatgaatgtcatctatgcaagaaagctttcagtcaacgTTCCTATCttcaacaacatgagagaactcacactggagagaaaccccatgaatgccatctctgtggaaaagccttcactaCATTATCTttccttaaacaacatgagagatgtcacactggagaaaaaccacatgaatgtcatctgtgtgggAAAACCTATAGTCATTATACTTCACTTAAATatcatgaaagaactcacactggagagaaaccccatgaatgccaTCACTGTGGAAAAGCTTTCACTAAATTATCTgtccttaaacaacatgagagatgtcacactggagaaaaaccacatgaatgtcatctgtgtgggAAAACCTATAGTCATTATACTTCACTTAAATatcatgaaagaactcacactggagagaaaccccatgaatgccatctctgtgggaaagccttcactacatTATCTgtccttaaacaacatgagagatgtcacactggagaaaaaccacatgaatgtcatctgtgtgggAAAACCTATAGTCATTATACTTCACTTAAATatcatgaaagaactcacactggagagaaaccccatgaatgccatcactgtgggaaagccttcactaaaTTATCTatccttaaacaacatgagagatgtcacactgaaaaaaaaacacatgaatgtcatctgtgtgggAAAACCTATAGTCATTATACTTCCCTTAAATATCacgagagaattcacactggagagaaaccccatgaatgtcatctttgtgggaaagccttcattcaactaTGTCacctaaaacaacatgaaagaactcatactggagagaaaccccatgaatgtcatctatgtgggaaagctttcagtcaactTACTTctcttaaacaacatgagagaacacactggagagaaacgccatga